The Natribaculum luteum genome contains the following window.
CGACGTCCGGACCGTCGACGCACTCGAGGGCATCGACCTCCTTCAGTGGGACCACGAGTACGACGACGGCCACGATCACGGGACAGAGGACGACCACGATCACGACGACGATGGCGCACTCGACGACCACGCGCTGTCTCACGCCTGTGGCCACATGGAAGGCGACGAGCGAGAGCCGCTTTCGGCGACCGCTGCCGAGGGCGACGCGCCGGCATTTTCACAGACCCACCAGCCGTACGCAGTCACGCTCGAGTCGGAGACAGGTTACGTCACGTTCGAGGGTGAGCCCGGGACCTACGCCTTCTTTACCAACCTCCAGGACGCGCTCGCCCCAGTCGACGGCCACGCGGTCCACGACGAACACGGCGTCGAGAGCTGTGACGGCATCGCAGCCTACCACGTCGTCGAGACCGAGACCGGTTCGGTGACGCTCGAGGTTTCCGGCGGCGCAGGGACGAGTGTAACGCTCCTCGCGGAGGGGGTTTCCGGTCACGACGACCACGGAAGCGAGGATGAACACGACCATGGGGGAGAGGACGAGCACGACCAAGAGAGCGAAGAAGAGCACAATCACGAGAGCGAGGACGACGGGCACGACCACGAAGGCGAAGAAGAACACAACCACGAGAGCGAGGACGACGGACACGACCACGACCACGGAGAGCACGACCCGCACGCGTGGATCGATCCCGTCCACGCCCAGACGATGGTCGACACCATCACCGAGGCGCTGGTCGACGTCGACCCCGACAACGAGTCGTACTACCGCGACAACGCCGAGGAGTACAAGGCCGAACTGCAGGAGCTCCACGAGGAGTTCGAGGAGGTCGTCGCGAACGCCGACCACGACGTCGCCGTCCTCGCCGGTCACGACTCCTACCAGTACATCGGTGCTCGATACGGCATCGAGTTCAAGACGCCGGTCGGCGTCTCCCCGGACGAAGAGCCCAGCACCGACGAAATCGTCGA
Protein-coding sequences here:
- a CDS encoding metal ABC transporter substrate-binding protein, producing MDLSRRSVLTGTAGVAMGSLAGCLGDIAGSSGGDDDGYAILFALAEFTNAVGGDEFQVENPVPVGAMGHGWEPSADLQPKVADSDLFVYLDSPEFAWAQDFVANVEDGDHDVRTVDALEGIDLLQWDHEYDDGHDHGTEDDHDHDDDGALDDHALSHACGHMEGDEREPLSATAAEGDAPAFSQTHQPYAVTLESETGYVTFEGEPGTYAFFTNLQDALAPVDGHAVHDEHGVESCDGIAAYHVVETETGSVTLEVSGGAGTSVTLLAEGVSGHDDHGSEDEHDHGGEDEHDQESEEEHNHESEDDGHDHEGEEEHNHESEDDGHDHDHGEHDPHAWIDPVHAQTMVDTITEALVDVDPDNESYYRDNAEEYKAELQELHEEFEEVVANADHDVAVLAGHDSYQYIGARYGIEFKTPVGVSPDEEPSTDEIVDLIDVIDAEEIDYVLKGTFEDDNLARTLVADSHAEEIAELTTLTSTTQEWNDEGWGYVDQMQEVNLPALRKALGAEE